CACAATGAAGGCATAGAAGGAAAATGAAATGATGAAGAATAAAATTATCAGGTGATAATTTTAATATCCTGAATCTGAATATTATCGAATGCAGAGAGTTACTTATGCTTGTCCTGCTTTTGCTATGGTGGTGCCAATACCACCAACATTCCAAGCTCCTCAATTCAATTCAAAGTAACTTACAGACTGGAATCAAGTTGAGTCTGGCCCCAAGTCTTTATGAAAATGTAAATTTATATGGTTTTGGAATACAACAGATCAAATGAGAGTATAATTCTCAATTACATCTGCAAAACTTAGATTTATAGCTTAATAAAAGAAGTAAATGCTTAATATGAGCAGTAGCAAATGTCCAGAATATAAAACAGTCTAAACAATTGATATTTCTATTTCTGACACATGTACGctatgatttctttttctgtatgttcagtttgaaaaatacagatttttccaTTATACTTTTATGACCTTATAACTTATTTAATGTTTCAGTCCATCAGCAACTATTGGTCTAGGAGTGAACTTGTACAGAAGGTCATTGTGATAGCTATTTCTCATAAGTTTAATGGTTCAAATTTCAGTGCAGTAGAAGCCCAGGTCTGCCTAGAACTGCATACATAAAACTTCAATTTTCACCACAGGTCCAGATTGGATTCTGAATTGCATGCAGATTTGGAGTTCCATGCAGGCCCAAAGTTCTAATAGGAAGTATGCTTCATTCATACCCTTTCatttaaaattgaattttttaACTGCTAAAGGATTTCTCTGAATAACTTTCTTTATAACTCTTCATATAAATTGCAAAACTTACATTAACATCATATAACTCTTTATAAAACTTTATATAGCTCTTAATATAAGTTGCAAAACTTTCAGTTGAAATTCTTTTTTGAAAATCAAGTTGAGGCTTGAATGAGATTTGTACCTCAAACAACTTTATAAATCCAAGTCTGCACTTCAccatcacagctcccagcagaACATTTCATGTGCTGAAAATTGAAACTTGGAAGTGTAGTTCTAGGAGACAATTTGGGTAACCCAAAAGAGTTTCATCTTCCTAAATCAGCAAAGACCAAAGCTACTTGGCTTTTACATCAACACTCTGCTTGCTAGAAGTCTGAAAGTGGAAGGACTGATTTTAAAAAGAGGCTTGTAATAGAATCCCTCCCTCAATTACATATACAATATGTACAGAGTCTGCTCCAGAGAACTGCACTGCTACAGGTAAGTTTGAAGTTTGGGATGAGATTACACGTGTTTATGAAGCATCTTTAAATCTTTACCAATATTACAGATCAAGTTAActattttgttttaaatgaaaaaaacccccatccAACTCTGCCAAACCTTACTGCCAGCCAAAACTATTAAATCAACTGAAAAACTGATGTAGGCAGTGAACCTTAATTTACTACCCCTGTCAGCTCTCCTTCTCTTTCACTTTCCCTACAAATACCTACTAGTTTTTCAAGCATGAATGTCTActtgcatttttcttcttggtATGCAAGTCtgttcctgttttcatgggtcaTGTCTATGCAtttcagattaaaaataaaattcttttcCTCCTTCAAACCAAAGCCAACCCCACTATGATCTGACGTGCTCCAAACAGTGACAGTGGGAAGCCAAGACCAGAGAAGGCTCTGCTGGTGAGGGCCTTCAGCCAGCTGGACTGAGGTGTGCTGACTCTGCTGCCTTGGTCTCCACTGGCAAACCCTTTTCCCACACCAGGACAGGGTCTGGACAAGCAAAGTTCTTTCTGCTGTCAGACATCCTGGGTTTGGCTGGGatagttcatttttttttcttagctgGTACAGTGGAGTGTTTTGGATTTAGGATGAGAATGCTGTTGATAACACACCAATGTTTTGGTTGCTGCTGTGTGGTGTTACCCTAaatcaaggacttttcagtgtcCTCATCCTCTGCCAGGGAGGAGATGGACAAATAGCTGGGAGGGACCATGGCCCAAACTGGCTACAAGGATGTTCCATACCACAGAATGCCATGCTCAGCATAGAGACTGGGAAAGAGGGGGGCTCCAAGGGGCTGAccacagctcagggacaggctgggcattggtcagtgggtgtTGAGAAATGGTATTGtgcttttcagtttatttttataattattattattagtagtagtagcagTTAACTTTAAAGTTTTTTTCTGATTCTCCTCCCAATCCCATTGCAGGGACAGGCAGTGTGTGAGTGGCTGGGTGGTACTTGGTGTCCAGCTGGGATTAAACCACAACAGATCAGGCTTGTGATCTCCTGAGGAACCTCAGCCTACAGAGTCCATGGGAGCTGAGCAGATGCATCCCAGAGTCCTGAGGGAATTGGCTGAAGTAGCTGCCAAGACATTCCCCAGCGAAAGTCACAGCAGCACCAGGTGGAGTCCCCActgactggaaaaagggaaacacTGCACCTGGTTTCAAATAGGGGAAAAGAGAGAATCCTGGGAACTACCAACTACCactctgtgcctgggaagatcCTGGAACCCATCCTCCTAGAAGCTGTACTGAGGCACATGGGGAGAGGGAGGTGATTCAAGACAGCCAAGGGTAAGTCCTGCCTGACTTTGAGCAACCTAGTTTAGTGGGAGAAGTTGGAAGGAGATGACCTTTAAGATCTTTCCAACCGAAACTTTCTATGATTCAATTTTCTGAATTATGTAACAGCTTCACAGTTCCTGTTTCATTAGTATGTAAGAGATTTCAGATTTTATTAATCACCATATTAACAATTTCAGTAGTAAAAATACTGGGATAAGTTGAAGTAGTTATTTCAAATGTGTGATCTCTAAAGTGTTTTTGAGATTGATGGACAAGAGCATCTGTGCAAAACCAGTTATCATTAGTAAGAGAGAGATTCCCAGTAAGAGACTGGGAAACAATGGTACAGTAAGCACATGACTATTCTCTCCACAgaaaaaatattctctttttttCATCAACTGCAAAGATGAAATGGAACCTGAACCCTTCAGTTTCAGTCCAATCCCTATATATCAGTCTGTACTTGTACAGTAGGAAATCTTGCAGGGAAAAGTCCTATTTTCATCGGGCCAAAGAGGCAAAACAAGGCCGATGACAGCTTGAAATTTTTCCCATTCTTTCTAAACACAACAGAAGTGGACTTGCAAATACAACTTCCTGCTATCCCTGCTGCCACTGTTACAGCACCCAGCTAGAGCCCAgcttccctgcccagagcagggtccATCTGGCTGCCAGCCAGGCACCAGGGAgtgcctggggacactgtggctcCCTTACCGATGGAGACGCCGCAGTGGGAGCCGCACAGGTTGATGTTGCTGTCGGAGATGGCGGCCATGCGGATCTGGTCGAACGCCCGCGAGAAGAAGGTGGCGAAGGTGCTGGCAAAAGCAACGGTCCTGTCACGAGTGGCACAGCCAACTGCAATGCTCACCTGAAATTGGACATTGGGTAAGAACAGTGAATTCTTCATTTATCAGTGGTTCCTAGGACATCGTCTGTGCGACTTCTTGCCCTAAAAATTTAGCAAGAAGCTCTCAATGCAGATTAAAAATCTCTGTTTAGTCCTGCTTCTAATTGCTGGCATTTCCAGAAAGGAAAGGAGGCAACTCACCCTCCCAGTATCTATTCTCCTGCATCTCCTCTGCTCCATGCTTCAACTGCTAGCTGTTATTGTTGTCTCTTACTGGCAGCTTCTTTTCTTTATCTGCTTAAAGCAGCCATTCAAAGATTTTTAAGACTTATccctctctttcttctcctggATCAAAGGCTTAGGTTCTCAGTCCAATGGACATGGTCTTGCTATctccagaaaacaaaaatcaTCATTAGTAAGAGGGAATGGATTTACCTGTGTTATTTGGACTGGTATTTACTAAAAGGGCCCTTCTTTAGCAAACTGGAAATTAGAACAAAGTTCCTAAATTggttttagctacaattacctcacatttatttgaaaaacaagtattagACCCCACCGTGAGGGGACTCACACTGAATGGTCATACTGATCtttcaacaaagccaagggagcagttaccatgTTCTGCTCAGCAATGTAGCACTCAATGTAGCGACTGGGATGTTCCTTCTTGAAGAGCTCAGAGAAGGTGGAGTTCTTTGTGTCGCCATCCAGGGCAATCACTCGATCGTTGGCGTGGCCCAGTTTTGCAAGCGCAACCCCGTAAGCCTTGCGGGTGGCCCACTGCAAAAGGAAAACACACCAGGGCTGCTGTAGCTTCCTGCTTTTTTGTTCCTGTTTTATTGTTTTCAAATGATAGCAGTATCAAAAGTACACATGAGAATGGTGACACACAGAAGAGTAAACAAACCCACAACAAAGCATTAGAAATACATCTGTTCTGAAATGGGCAACTCCCCACCAATCTGACTAGGAAATGTTTAAACCTTGCTTTCCAATCATAGAAATTCACTGAACCTCAAGGAGTTTCTTCAATTTCAAAGGCACATAAAATAGTTTATAAAATTGATAATGATCATGAAATGAAGAAGAGTGATTTGAATCtccatattttaatatatttatatacccTTTCGATACCCAGCAAGTTGACTGTGTCACACTACAGAAATAATGTCTGCCTATTGAGAAGAGGTGGGTAGTTGCAACTGGGGGAAGAGATAACACAAAACCTCCTGCCATCCTGTTAAACGGTCTCACACTTTGAAATATCTGACTATCAGTGAAAAAGAAGGGAATACCTTTTCTCCCACTTTGTAAGTTGGTGGAGATGGCATCTTAATGTTTCTAATATTTACTATAGGTGCATCTTCTTCTGGAAGGGCTGGAGAAAGTTTTTTCTTGTTCTGGATTCTGTCATCTATTTCCTGAATGACTTGTTCAGCCATATTTTTTGGAAGGGGCTTTCCATGCCAGCTTTCCTTATCTTCAACACCTGTGTATTTAAAGTCACATTACAAGTAAGAATATAAAAACAATTTAGCTTCAGATTTTATCCAGATGAAAGTGCAGTGGTGTATGACAGTCCAGTATTTTCTTCCAAGGAAGAAATTCCTTGAACAATTGCAGTAGTATTCAGCTGCATTAAGACAGACATTTAAACAAAGAGGAGGAATTTTACATGATCAAATTACATATATTCCAAACTTGTGACAAAATCCCAGCACCTTCTACAGAAATGATTTGTAAATTTGCCCCTAATAGACCTCAGTGTGGCAGGAAGCAACCAGTAAATCAGCATTTACATTTCCTATGAAATTTCAACAGTTCTATTTAAACAAACTCAGGTAAGTTTGAAACAACAGTTAACCAAGGTGTCCAATTCAAACAAGATCTGATATTTTACAGCTTTATTTTAATAGCTTCTGATGACTCTTATCTGATGACTCTTATTATGCAAATAATGAACTTTGCTTGCTTACTCAATGAAAAGGAATGATATTCTGTGCTGTTACTAATATTTATCTGGTCAGAAAGGCAAGCTCAGAGTGCTGCTAAAAGCTGTGGCTACAGGAAATCATGGCAACCCTTGACACACTGAGTGTGCATTTGCTCCATCCCAGGGACAGAACACTCCGTAGCTGGCACACGTCCCACTGACAGGACCAAACCAATTTTCTCAGCAATAATGTTGCTGACAGGTAGAGAGGGTCAAAGACCTTCTGCAGCTGttgctgagatgtgcagctctctgCACTGCAGCACTAGGTGTACATCATATCTATGTGTGTATGCAAAGCAAGAATTGTTTTATTACCTGATATGCCTTTGCCTTTGAAAGTCTTTGCAATGATGGCTGTTGGCTGATGTTTGGCCTGGCCAAAGGCTTTGCAAAGCTCCTCCACACTGTGTCCATCCACAATGATGGCATGCCAGCTAAGAACACAAACAGATCAACTGTTTCTAAAGGGTTTTAGCATGTGACACTCTCTGGTAGTCAGCAATAACAATAACAAATACTAACTTCATTCCAGTGCAGTGTCTTTTTAAGAGACCCAAAGTATGCCAGAAACACGAACTAGCATTTATTTGAGACCATAAAAAATAGCACAGCTGCTTTTTTATAATGCAAAATGAGTCACAGGGGGATCAACAACTATGAGCAAAATTCACAGCCCACAGATAACTAAGTTATCCTACATTTCTTCAGATATAATGGCCATTTTTAATCACAAGAGCAAATCAAACATCTAAAAataagatgaaaactgacaataGACgttgattaaaaaaaccccaaacactcaGGCATGATTTGGTTTCTATTGTATCTGACATTTTTTTAGCATGGATTTTGCATCTGCATAGAAATATGAAACTAAATGAAAGTCAATACACAAAGAATTCTCTTTCCATGCTGTTTTTTTCTGATCTACTTGCTATAATAGGACATGTGGTCACAGTTATAAAATCTGAATTTGATATGTTAAAAACAGATTTAAGACCCTTGACAGATTTATCTGTGCAAGCAGTCCTTATTTTTCCTCAAAACCAACAAATTTTGCCACTTCCAatattcctgctgcagccctAAAGTCGACCAATATCAGGCATTATGAAAGGCCCTCTTCCATGCTGATGGAATCCTTTAGAGCTGAAAGCTCATTTGAACAATTCTGAGAAGCAAACAGAACATACATTTTCAAATGAGAGATTATCCTGAGCTTCTCCCACTCACATACCCAAAGGCCTCGCAGCGTTTCTGGTAGATTTCAACGTGATGCTGCAGAGGAGCAGGGTCACTTTGTCCAAGACGATTAATATCAAATATAGCAACAAGATTATCAAGCTTGTAAAAGCCAGCAAAGGCCATTGCCTCCCAAACAGAGCCTTCAGATAACTCTCCATCTCCAAGCAGACAGTACACTCGATAGCTagaagaaattaaaaatgaaaataaattaggtTTGATTTGTGAGCACTATTAAATCAAAACTCCTCCAATAATTCATGGTAAGAATTCATCTCATTTTTCTATCCCAAACTCAGTTCCCATTGTTCAATGCATTCACCTCAGCTAAAGTTACATAACCTTAGACAAATCAAATTCAAATAGTTATGAGCCGTTACACGTTAGAAAAATAAGATGAGAAATACTGCACTCCTTTCCAAGCCTTTGTCTCAAAAAAAATCAAGTTTAAGCCTCCCACTGCAAGGCTTGACTGAACAAGCCCATTGAACACTGTCACTGTGACTCAGCAAGATCCTGAACAATGCAGGGACAGTTACCTCTGCTTCCTCCTTCCTCCCATATACCCTCTGGAAGGACAACCAACAGGAATTAATTCCAGGAAACTCTAAAACTGTAGATGAGCTCAGCTATGGATTAAAGCATACTGCATAACAAATTCAGAGTTCAGTAAAAAGATAACCAACATTAAATGACTTTGTAGACTATTTCTCCAACCACTGAAGCCCTTTATTTAGATAAAACTCAGCAGGAGTACTGAATCACCTCTACCAAATTCAGCCACAACATTTGTCTTTTACTTCCACTCTTCTTCTGGACAACAAAACTTTGTAAATGCTTATTAcccaccaaaaagaaaaaaaaaaaaaaaaaaggtaaattattcttcaaatatataattttaaaacaaaataattgAGATGGCTGTCAGTGATATTGTTTTTACTCAACATGAAGCTATAAGAGACTTTTGATCTGATTCCTACCTGCCTTCAGCTAAATGTGAACTCCTTGCACTTAAGCTGCTCCCCAGTGCTGCACGCAAGACCACCTTTTCCTTTTGTCATGTAAGCACTAGTTAGATTTTTTCCACACGTAGCATCTGCTAAACTCAATTAAAATCAGCAAGTCATCTTTCACAGAAATGATTTCAAGCTAGTGAAGTGTAGGACACATTAACTGGGCAGCCTATGCTTGGATGTACTAGAACTGTCAAATAAAATATATCAACCACATCAGGCTATTTTCCTCCTCATACAGATTTGCCTTTAGACATCTTCTTTTCTTGTGCACAAAACAAATGGCAGGAGCAGTCATTTTTGTCTCTGTGGAGTTGAGTGCCTTTCTGATAACATTTTGGAGCCCTACTTTATGATTCAATTATGCTATTATTGACCATAACGGGTCCTTATCCAACCTTCTCCATTATTTGTCATCTGACTTTGAACAGACCTCTCCAGCTTGCACTTTCCTTCTAAAGGGACTCATCCAGTCTCAAAATGGATATCAGTTACTCTCTGGAAGTTAGAGGCTCCTCCAACAACTCCCTGTCTTCTCTGTTCAGGAACATCAGCTTGCAATGCTGTCAGGTCACAAAAGAAACACACATATGCACTAATTGTTGCTAAGCTTTAAACCCTTGGTAGTTTCACTGGCAACAGCTTTGTAATTATCTATCATTTAAAACCTGAATTTGAAATCAGATTTGGGATTGAATAAAGGAGAAtgaatctatctatctatctatctatctatctatctatctatctatctatctatctatctatctatctaattttaacaaaattttcCCATTAAATAATCATGAAGTATGAAAATGGAATTACCTGGCTCTGTCAAAGAATTTGCCAGTGTATGCCATTCCACAAGCAGCGCCAAGACCCTGCCCAAGGGATCCAGTAGCCACATCAGTGAAGGCTTGTCTCTGAGAATAAAAAGATGATTATTTTGTAGTTATGAAATAGAGGAAGTAATTTCCAGTGCTAGAAGCTGGTTCAACATGCACCAAAATGCAGCTTCTCAGCCATAACAATGTGCAAGTCCCTCTAAATCTTGAACCCCTGATTTCCCTGCAATGCAATTTCCTTCATGTTGACTGTCACAAGCTAACTGGGCACTCTGAGAGGGAATGGAATTTCTCAGCTATTCTTTGGGTGGCAACAGTTAAGAATTGATGATTCTGTGTAAAAAAGAATCAATTGAAACAACTGGCTGGGAATGGAAAGACCAATGAAGTGGCCAAGCTGGGTGTAAACTCTTGAAATACCTCAAAGCTGCTTAAAGGGCAAGTGAAGCCTGGATGAAACTTTACCTAAACATTTATTATGAAATGGAAAATACTGCCATGCAGGGCTGTAGGGGAACTTTACTACTACAATAAAGGTCATTTCTACATGCTCATTCAAACACAGTTCAAATTCAAATTCAATTGTGAAGCCATAAATGCCATCATCCTTCTTAGAAGTCTCTCTTTCCTGTACTGAACAGCTAGCAACCAAAATCACTGTGAAATACATACACTTGTTGTTTCACAGGAGGAAACACTTTCATATCAAAGATTATGAGCACTCACTGGCACTGGGTGTCCTTCTAGGACAGAATCAATTTTCCTCAAGTTCAGTAAATCTGCTTCTTGTAGAAAGCCAGCTTCTGCCCAAACAGAATACAAAATTGGTGCTGCATGACCCTAGAGAGAAACAGAAATTGTAAACAAAACACAAGTTTCACAATTCCTAACTACCAGGACAAAACTCTACAAAGCTGACAGACCCCGAAATCAGGTTCTTGTGCCCATCAGGAAGACATGGAATTATTGAACATTTTTACAATGCACACACCACATTGATGCTTGTTTCCAAGTTCCCCATGCCCCTGCTTACAGCACCCCAGCAGGATGAGCAGTGTTATCTCACTAGAGCTTCCTTCAGAATGAATGTACTCAGGCTTAAATGCAGTGAGTGACAACAGGCAAAGTTTTAAGCTTTGTACACTCAGAGCAGTCATCTTCCACTCCACTCCTTCCACTCCATCTTTGTGGAGCAGTCATCTTCCACCCCTGGAGTCCTCAGGAGTCAAAAGAGCAGGCAGAGGTTTGAAGCCATTTAGCAACTCTGGACAGAAACACTGATTAATTAGAGAGCTAAAGTAAACATGAGGAAGTGACTTTCAGTGTTTTACCACCTCAGCATCAACTGCTTGCTTCTCACTCAGTTCCTTCTTTCAGAGTGGCCACCAGACATGGCAGCAGTTACATCCAGCACAAGGACATTCACCATGGGCTCCACAGCACTGCTGAGGGACTCTGACTCAGAGATGGAATGTGCATCACAGGAGCACTTCATCTGCCACGTTTTCCATCTTTTCCATGTTTTATGTTTTCTGAAGGCCCTCACCTGCCTTTATGCCATATGAATAATATATCCCTGTGATTTGCAAGGACACAATGTAGGAGGGGACAGAAACACTAACAGGCAGCACAGACTGGGGTTTAAGTGTTTTCTGACCCACAGTGGCTTCAGATGTAACAGTGACTTTAGTACCATGCTGACACAGTAGGAGTGCAATCTACAAACTACTCACTAACCTGCCCTGTTTCATGCAATGCTCCCTGAGAAGCTGGCAGGAATTGGAGCCCACTGTGACATGGCTGCAGGCAGAACAGCAGGGCTGCATTTAACAATGAGCACAAAAGCCAACTGCAACTGCCttgttagaaaaataaaatagacCTTGCTGCATCCTGATAGATTGTATAGacaatataatatttattatttaacatTATAACAACTTGACATAGTGGAGTTAAGACTTATCAGGACACATTACAAAGACccttttaaaactgtttttaaGTTATGTTGTAACTTAATTCAGCCAGTTTCTTTCTTTCTGAAGCAGACAAATTCCAGGCTCTCAGATATTTCCAACAGACTTCTCTGCAGATGTAGGTGTATGTAAACACAAGTCAAAGAAGACAAGTCAATTAAATCTACAGACAGACAGCTCTTTGCTAGCAGACTGTAACAGGACAGCAAACCAGTAATTATTTATTTACCTTTGAAAGGACAAACCGGTCGTTGCTGGCGTTTCTGGGGTCTTGCACTTTGTACCTCATGGTATGGAAAAACAGCACAGACATAATCTCTGCTGCACTGCAACATGATGTAGGGTGGCTACAAGTCAAGAAGACCCAAGGTTACCACTTGTGTTACTGTTTGCTCAGGACCACATCTTTAAAGTATCACTTCATCAGACCCCAACTCCCCAGCATTAAAATGCACAAATCTGAAGTGTTTGATATCCCACCCCTGTGCTAATCAGATACTTTGAGGCAGAGGGAGCCTCTGATCTGGTTGAAATGGGTGTTCAATCAAGACCCTGCTGATAGCTCAAGAACTTGTTTTTTAGAAGTCTCCCTTCTTCTCCATGCCAAGGACCACCACCTGAAGGGGTGGCTGAAGCACAGGACACTCAGCCTGGGCCTGAAATCAGACTCCACTGATTTATCTGGTGGCAGAAATTCACACCAATGCAGAGGAAACAAGGGCAGCTTTCCACAGAACTGGAGCCACTCGCTGAGTGGAGAAATTGAAAGCATGGCATCAGGACTTGTTCAGGCTCTGGTGCACGTGCAGGGATTGGTAATGCAAGATTAACTTCTGCAGAGAGCTCTGGAACATTTATAATAGTATAACTTAGGAACCATTTCATTGTACCACATTAGAGCTGACAGAATAAGAATTCTGATTTTTAAAGAGGACATTaaataatgcaattttttttcatcttctgttGAAACTGGATATGGAAATTTACTGTCTCCAGTAAACACCCAGATACATGTTGTAAAGTACTAAATTGCTTAATCTTTGGCTAGGAGGGGAACTAACATTTTCTACATTTACATCTTTAAGTTtgaaatattatatgtgttggtTTATCAAACATTTTTCAGTATCTGTGTAGTCTCTCCCATTGAATTGTCTGGGATAACAGCACATGAATTCATACTCAACTATAACTTGCCTTTGGAATACACAGGCCCATTtcacaggcagctgtgccatgaaGTACCAAGTGAACATAAAGTTATGTGAAGAGGTCATGCAAGTAGCAAATATGGAGTTATTCCATGACAAGGTATATATTTCATTGGAAGTGCAATAGAAGGACACAGAATTACTTTTATTTCTCTAGATTACTGTAATTTACATAATAATCACTGTAGTTCTTATGCACCTGGAGTGGGTGGCACCATTTGACCACTTGGGGGTACCAGCCTTGGTTTTCTCTTGCCATAAAGCTTAAAAGGGGTAAGGAggctccttaaaaatctttaTTGAATATGGAAAATAGCATTTTTCAGATTTTACTGATATAAACATAATTCTTGACATCAGCCATCACTACTGAAGTACAGGAAAGTGGATGATGAATAGTAAGGAGGTTGAAAAAGCTGTTTCTTCTCACTTCCTCTTCTACCCACATTTACTTTTCATCTTTTGCAGGCTATTCTTCAAGTATTTGATCCTCCTTGTAAAACAGGATAAACTGACTGTGAAAGTGTCACTTTTGTTTCCTACATGTACATTTACCATGCATGTTAGGATTAGACAACACTTTCACTAAGTGAAccagaatattttcttttgatAGTAATAAACCTTCCCACCCAATATCCCCAACATAACTgtaataaaagaataaaaacatGCAAAACACTAGCAAAATACAAATTATGGTTAGTGTTGATCCCTTAGTAAGTACTCACACACAGGGAACCAAGAGAATTAGCTTTAAACCATGGTTCAAACATATTAGTAAATATTCATATATTTGAGTTAATCAATAAGCCTTACATGCTTGTTTAAAGCTTTCATTCCTTTAATTTTATTAACTTTATACTTAACCATACTTCTATGAACTCCTGGTCTTGATTAAAAAAGTTTTAAACCACCTAAAATGGTAGCatgtggaaataaaaaaaaaaagtagaaaaatttAATAAATTACCTGAAAATTGGAAAAACATCTTGTTAAAGCTACAggttaattaaattaatttctactatttgaaataaaaaacccccaaaaccttaACTTTGAAATACCGTCCTTCGATaggaaaccaaaccaaagcatACTGGAACACCAAAATCCTGGATCCACACAAAACAAGGGTAAAATAATACTCCAGGTtcgttttgtgggtttttttttattactgtgaATCAACTGATGTTTGTTCCATCTACATGTATCCACACATTTCAAAGGATAGCAGTGGAAAGCTAAAATGGAACACTgagtcaaaacaaaaaaaaaaaaactgaagaaaaaatcATCTGCAACAAGTGATCACATCACCCATTATGAAACTTAACTGCCTCTTAAGAAACTCTTGCAACTTCCACTTTTAAGAATGTATCCATCCTGCTCTAGGAAGCCAAGACACTGTTTCAAAACTGCAGAAATTTATCATCAGCTACAGCAGACACTCTACCCATTTCAATGGGAATGTGTGGACTACTTATCTAAAAGAGAAAGCTCTTCCACACCCCAAAGCAAGTATGGTCAATCTTTACAACTAAACGAATCAAATTTTTGCCCACGTAAGTAATTTTGAGCGcaaaattttttttccagttcactGAATTTTTCCACTCCAGCTGATGAAATACTCAGTGATGTGTTTGAGCAACTTCAGGATCAGACTGAGTTAGGTCTTGCCCAGACAAAGACTGTACTTTCTTTAGCAGAAGGTAAAAGAAGTAAAGACTGCAAGAACTGGTGTGACA
This region of Melospiza melodia melodia isolate bMelMel2 chromosome 10, bMelMel2.pri, whole genome shotgun sequence genomic DNA includes:
- the TKT gene encoding transketolase — its product is MEDYHKPDQQTLQALKDTANRLRISSIKATTAAGSGHPTSCCSAAEIMSVLFFHTMRYKVQDPRNASNDRFVLSKGHAAPILYSVWAEAGFLQEADLLNLRKIDSVLEGHPVPRQAFTDVATGSLGQGLGAACGMAYTGKFFDRASYRVYCLLGDGELSEGSVWEAMAFAGFYKLDNLVAIFDINRLGQSDPAPLQHHVEIYQKRCEAFGWHAIIVDGHSVEELCKAFGQAKHQPTAIIAKTFKGKGISGVEDKESWHGKPLPKNMAEQVIQEIDDRIQNKKKLSPALPEEDAPIVNIRNIKMPSPPTYKVGEKWATRKAYGVALAKLGHANDRVIALDGDTKNSTFSELFKKEHPSRYIECYIAEQNMVSIAVGCATRDRTVAFASTFATFFSRAFDQIRMAAISDSNINLCGSHCGVSIGEDGPSQMGLEDLSMFRAIPNSTVFYPSDAVATEKAVEIAANTKGICFIRTSRPENPVIYNNNEDFHIGQAKVVLKSKDDQVTVIGAGVTLHEALAAAEQLRKEKIYIRVIDPFTIKPLDKKTILENARATKGRIITVEDHYHEGGMGEAVCAAVVGEPGVTVTRLAVSHVPRSGKPAELLRMFGIDKDAIMQAVRAALSKSRNAE